One segment of Mycolicibacterium sp. YH-1 DNA contains the following:
- a CDS encoding MFS transporter, whose translation MAPVVSNEAQIRGARRAVAALFLTNGALFANLAPRLPEIKADLALSNTAYGTVIAAYPIGALAAGLAAAALIRRLTSARLAVLGTAGIALLTFAAAASPTTLLVAVALFAGGACDAVVDVAQNTQGLRVQRAHGRSIINSLHGIWSLGAVLGSVMAAGAIAFHVPRELHIGATGVLFVGVAVTAYRYLLHGPDAVEDEHDPVNGRRGRGAGRRVYLTLTLLVVIATAGSVVEDAGSSWATLYLRDDLGAAGGVAVLGYVALLAFQFVGRMTGDRLVDRFGERAVARAGGSITAAGMGAALLFPSVPSTIAGFAAAGIGIATVIPAAMHAADRLPGLRAGSGLTAVAWLMRLGFVAAPPVVGAIADATSLRIGLLVVPAAGLAVIAAAGALSGRRPPTRS comes from the coding sequence ATGGCGCCAGTGGTGAGCAATGAGGCGCAGATCCGCGGGGCCCGGCGCGCTGTGGCCGCGTTGTTCCTCACCAACGGTGCCCTGTTCGCGAACCTGGCCCCGCGTCTGCCGGAGATCAAGGCCGACCTCGCACTGTCGAACACCGCCTACGGAACCGTCATCGCCGCGTATCCCATCGGCGCCCTGGCCGCCGGGCTGGCCGCGGCCGCACTGATCCGCCGGCTCACCTCAGCACGGCTGGCGGTGCTGGGCACGGCGGGCATCGCGCTGCTGACCTTCGCGGCCGCTGCGTCACCCACCACACTGCTCGTCGCCGTCGCCCTGTTCGCCGGGGGTGCATGCGACGCCGTGGTCGACGTGGCGCAGAACACGCAGGGGCTCCGGGTGCAGCGCGCCCACGGGCGTTCCATCATCAACTCGCTGCACGGCATCTGGTCCCTGGGCGCCGTCCTCGGAAGCGTGATGGCCGCCGGTGCCATCGCCTTCCATGTGCCCCGCGAACTGCACATCGGTGCGACCGGCGTCCTCTTCGTTGGCGTCGCGGTGACGGCCTACCGCTACCTGCTGCACGGCCCCGACGCGGTCGAGGACGAGCACGATCCGGTTAACGGGCGCCGGGGCCGCGGGGCCGGCCGACGGGTCTATCTGACATTGACGCTGTTGGTGGTGATCGCGACGGCGGGCTCCGTCGTCGAGGATGCCGGCAGCTCCTGGGCGACGCTGTACCTGCGCGACGACCTCGGTGCGGCCGGTGGCGTCGCCGTCCTGGGCTACGTCGCGCTGCTGGCGTTCCAGTTCGTCGGACGGATGACCGGTGACCGCCTGGTCGACCGGTTCGGTGAGCGCGCGGTGGCGCGCGCCGGCGGATCGATCACCGCGGCGGGTATGGGTGCCGCGCTGCTGTTTCCCAGCGTGCCCAGCACCATCGCGGGGTTCGCTGCGGCAGGTATCGGTATCGCGACGGTGATACCCGCGGCGATGCACGCCGCCGACCGACTACCCGGCCTGCGTGCGGGTAGCGGGCTGACCGCAGTGGCGTGGCTGATGCGGCTGGGCTTCGTCGCCGCGCCGCCCGTGGTCGGTGCCATCGCCGACGCCACCAGCCTGCGGATCGGTCTGCTCGTGGTGCCCGCCGCGGGTCTCGCCGTCATCGCCGCGGCGGGGGCCCTCAGTGGACGACGCCCGCCAACTCGATCGTGA
- a CDS encoding multidrug efflux SMR transporter, whose protein sequence is MRKWVLLTAAIVMEVAATLSLRASQDHPAWLGVVIVGYVGAFVLLALVLREGMAVGVAYGIWGASGTALTAVLAAVLFRDALTWAIAAGIALIIAGVLFVELGSRSHATDSTS, encoded by the coding sequence GTGCGCAAGTGGGTGCTGCTGACTGCAGCCATCGTCATGGAGGTCGCGGCGACGTTATCGCTGCGGGCATCGCAGGATCACCCGGCGTGGCTGGGTGTCGTCATCGTCGGCTACGTCGGCGCCTTCGTCCTACTCGCCCTGGTGCTGCGCGAGGGCATGGCGGTCGGTGTCGCCTACGGCATCTGGGGCGCCTCGGGCACGGCGCTCACCGCGGTCCTGGCCGCCGTGCTGTTCCGTGACGCGTTGACGTGGGCGATCGCGGCAGGTATCGCCTTGATCATCGCCGGTGTGCTGTTCGTGGAACTCGGGTCCCGCTCGCATGCAACGGATTCCACCTCGTGA
- a CDS encoding acyl-CoA dehydrogenase family protein, giving the protein MSIDLETTTPLLASSHEALSTADAVAAEIAVGSAERERAGASLLPQLRLVAESGLLGISVPTEHGGPGLPASTTVEVLRRLSRGDGAVGQLLLSHFVIARAIAGLGQANPAPRVYADILAGAQIGNATAERGTKTSLQRRTTVTPRGDGTWLLEGTKYYATGTLGATWIAVAAVVGGGAGETATVFIRPEQPGVTLNLDKWSAFGQRGTASGEVRLDGVIVEADLVIEEGLPPHPVTGPPSALGPFDQALHAAIDIGIARAALEDGAEFVRTRSRPWQEAVDGGIERAENEPHVVRRFGEFTARLYALEALLARGTALVDEAYALPELTREAASEATLSVAAAKALAQEFAVEIASGIFELTGTSGTDSAVNLDRHWRNVRTHTLHDPARWKYVHLGNHTLSGATPPRLGLVY; this is encoded by the coding sequence ATGAGCATCGACCTCGAAACCACCACGCCACTGCTGGCGTCCTCGCACGAGGCGCTTTCCACCGCGGACGCCGTCGCCGCCGAGATCGCCGTCGGTAGCGCCGAACGCGAGCGGGCAGGCGCTTCGCTGCTCCCCCAACTGCGCCTGGTGGCCGAATCGGGGCTGCTCGGCATCTCGGTGCCGACCGAGCACGGCGGACCCGGTCTGCCCGCATCGACCACGGTCGAGGTGCTGCGCAGGCTGTCGCGCGGCGACGGCGCCGTCGGCCAACTGTTGTTGTCGCACTTTGTGATCGCCAGGGCGATCGCCGGACTCGGGCAGGCCAATCCCGCCCCGCGCGTGTACGCCGACATCCTCGCCGGTGCGCAGATCGGCAACGCGACGGCCGAGCGTGGTACCAAGACCTCCCTGCAGCGCCGCACGACCGTGACGCCACGCGGTGACGGGACGTGGCTGCTCGAGGGAACCAAGTACTACGCCACCGGCACACTCGGCGCGACCTGGATCGCGGTGGCCGCTGTGGTCGGCGGGGGCGCGGGCGAGACGGCGACGGTCTTCATACGACCCGAACAGCCCGGTGTCACACTGAATCTCGACAAGTGGTCGGCCTTCGGCCAGCGCGGGACGGCGAGCGGCGAGGTCCGCCTGGATGGCGTGATCGTCGAGGCGGACCTGGTCATCGAGGAAGGTCTGCCGCCTCATCCCGTGACGGGACCGCCCAGCGCGCTTGGCCCGTTCGACCAGGCGCTGCACGCCGCGATCGACATCGGAATCGCGAGGGCCGCACTGGAGGACGGTGCGGAGTTCGTCCGCACCCGCTCGCGTCCATGGCAGGAGGCAGTCGACGGGGGCATCGAGCGCGCCGAGAATGAGCCGCACGTCGTTCGTCGCTTCGGTGAGTTCACCGCGCGTCTCTATGCCCTCGAGGCGCTACTCGCCCGCGGCACAGCACTCGTCGACGAGGCATATGCGCTACCCGAACTCACCAGGGAGGCCGCATCGGAGGCGACTCTGAGCGTGGCGGCGGCCAAGGCCCTGGCACAGGAGTTCGCCGTCGAGATCGCCAGCGGCATATTCGAACTGACCGGCACGTCGGGCACCGACAGCGCGGTGAACCTCGACCGGCACTGGCGCAACGTGCGCACCCACACACTGCACGACCCCGCCCGCTGGAAGTACGTGCATCTGGGCAACCACACGCTCTCTGGTGCCACGCCCCCGCGGCTCGGCCTGGTCTACTAG
- a CDS encoding FAD-binding oxidoreductase has product MDTVFDGEVDPALVERSLAGSAHEPMWLDMERPSYPRLPGAITCDLVVVGGGYAGLWSALHAARRNPDQRVVLIEANRIGWAASGRNGGFVEASITHGAENGKTRWAGEFDTLQAMGLENLNGMQDEIAELGLDVQWQRTGMLAVATEPHQVTWLQESAEAGEGRLLDRSEIQAEVHSPTYLAGLFEADTCAIVHPARLAFELARACREAGVAIYEHTNARALDSGGAALRIDTGGAVITARQAVLATNVFPHLLRRNRLHTVPVYDYVLSTEPLSDAQLDRIGWRNRQGIGDCANQFHYYRLTEDNRIVWGGYDAVYHFGRKVNPAYEERPETYRRLAAHFFITFPQLDDVRFSHRWAGAIDTNTRFCAHWGLARDGRVAYVNGFTGLGVGAARFAADVCLDLLSGSSTPRTELEMVRRKPPPFPPEPLASIGIQATRWSLDRADHSAGRRNLLLRTLDAVGLGFDS; this is encoded by the coding sequence GTGGACACGGTCTTCGATGGTGAGGTGGACCCGGCTCTGGTCGAGCGGTCGCTGGCAGGTAGCGCCCACGAGCCGATGTGGCTCGATATGGAGCGGCCCAGCTATCCACGCCTACCCGGCGCGATCACGTGCGACCTCGTCGTGGTCGGGGGTGGCTACGCCGGTCTGTGGTCGGCGCTGCACGCGGCCCGGCGCAACCCCGACCAACGCGTCGTCCTGATCGAGGCCAACCGGATCGGCTGGGCGGCATCGGGCCGCAACGGCGGCTTCGTCGAGGCCAGCATCACCCACGGTGCGGAGAACGGAAAGACCCGCTGGGCAGGCGAGTTCGACACCCTGCAGGCGATGGGGCTGGAGAACCTGAACGGTATGCAGGACGAGATCGCCGAACTCGGCCTCGACGTGCAGTGGCAGCGCACCGGCATGCTCGCCGTCGCCACCGAACCGCACCAGGTGACATGGCTGCAGGAGTCCGCAGAGGCGGGGGAGGGCCGCCTGCTCGATCGGTCGGAGATTCAGGCTGAGGTCCATTCGCCCACCTATCTGGCGGGCCTGTTCGAGGCCGATACCTGTGCGATCGTCCACCCCGCCAGGCTCGCGTTCGAACTCGCTCGCGCCTGCCGGGAGGCCGGTGTGGCGATCTACGAGCACACCAACGCACGTGCGCTCGACTCCGGTGGCGCGGCGCTGCGCATCGACACCGGCGGTGCCGTCATCACCGCGCGCCAGGCCGTGCTCGCGACGAATGTCTTCCCCCACCTGCTCCGCCGAAACCGGCTCCACACCGTGCCGGTGTATGACTACGTGCTGTCGACCGAGCCCCTCTCCGACGCGCAGCTGGACCGCATCGGTTGGCGCAACCGGCAGGGAATTGGCGACTGCGCCAACCAGTTTCACTACTACCGCCTCACCGAGGACAACCGCATCGTGTGGGGTGGGTACGACGCCGTCTACCACTTCGGCCGCAAGGTGAACCCCGCCTACGAGGAACGGCCCGAGACGTACCGTCGCCTGGCCGCGCACTTCTTCATCACCTTTCCGCAGCTCGACGATGTCCGCTTCAGCCACCGCTGGGCCGGCGCCATAGACACCAACACCCGGTTCTGCGCACACTGGGGTCTGGCCCGTGACGGTCGGGTGGCCTATGTCAACGGTTTCACCGGTCTGGGCGTGGGGGCCGCGCGGTTCGCCGCCGACGTCTGCCTCGACCTCCTCAGCGGCAGCTCGACGCCACGTACCGAACTCGAGATGGTTCGCCGCAAACCCCCGCCATTTCCTCCGGAACCGTTGGCCAGCATCGGAATTCAAGCGACGAGATGGTCACTGGATCGTGCCGACCACTCGGCTGGCCGGCGCAACCTACTGCTCCGGACACTCGACGCGGTGGGGCTGGGCTTCGATTCCTGA
- a CDS encoding sterol desaturase family protein, with protein sequence MRDPVLFAIPFFVLLLVMEWTAARKLERLEDDRAPSGAYVRQDAWASMWMGLVSVATTGAWKFLALLGYAAIYAYVAPWHLPSSAWYTWVIALVGVDLLFYTYHRIAHRVRLIWATHQAHHSSQYFNFATALRQKWNNSGEILLWIPLPLLGVPPWMVFASFSVNLIYQFWVHTERIGRLWRPIELIFNTPSHHRVHHGMDAEYLDKNYGGILIIWDRMFGTYADELFRPHYGLTKQVDTYNIWTLQTHEYVAIARDVRRADRWRDRFGYVFGPPGWAPRATTQPDISAPITASG encoded by the coding sequence ATGCGCGACCCCGTGCTGTTCGCGATCCCGTTCTTCGTGCTCCTTCTCGTCATGGAGTGGACGGCGGCGCGCAAACTCGAGCGGCTCGAGGACGACCGGGCGCCCTCCGGCGCATACGTGCGTCAGGACGCGTGGGCCAGCATGTGGATGGGGCTGGTGTCGGTCGCCACGACGGGGGCGTGGAAGTTCCTGGCCTTGCTCGGATACGCCGCCATCTACGCCTATGTCGCGCCGTGGCACCTCCCGTCGAGCGCCTGGTACACCTGGGTCATCGCGCTGGTGGGCGTGGACCTGCTGTTCTACACCTATCACCGCATCGCGCACCGGGTCCGGTTGATCTGGGCGACCCACCAGGCCCACCACTCCAGCCAGTACTTCAACTTCGCCACGGCGCTGCGGCAGAAGTGGAACAACAGCGGTGAGATCCTGCTGTGGATTCCACTGCCACTGCTGGGCGTTCCGCCGTGGATGGTGTTCGCCAGTTTCTCGGTCAACCTCATCTACCAGTTCTGGGTCCACACCGAGCGCATCGGAAGACTCTGGCGCCCCATCGAACTCATCTTCAACACCCCGTCGCACCACCGCGTGCACCACGGTATGGACGCCGAGTACCTGGACAAGAACTACGGCGGCATTCTGATCATCTGGGACCGCATGTTCGGCACCTACGCCGACGAACTGTTCCGGCCGCACTACGGACTCACCAAGCAGGTCGACACCTACAACATCTGGACGCTTCAAACCCACGAGTACGTCGCGATCGCCCGCGACGTCCGCCGCGCGGACCGCTGGCGCGATCGTTTCGGCTATGTCTTCGGTCCGCCCGGCTGGGCGCCCCGCGCCACGACGCAACCCGACATCTCCGCGCCGATCACCGCATCTGGCTAG
- a CDS encoding LysM peptidoglycan-binding domain-containing protein, producing the protein MGDRLQNGEKLEVGQSLTSKNGAYKVTLQDDGNLVLYSGDKAVWSTETNGQNVVRAEVQKDGNFVLYTADKPVWHTDTKGAKDVRLILQDDRNLVLYGFDGPAWSSNTQTDEVPAPPVADTPPAVTEVEVVPAAVEEVAPAEPAPPPPPPPPAPRTYTVVSGDTLWAIAERFYGDGNRYPEIAQASGVANPDLIHPGQVLTIP; encoded by the coding sequence GTGGGAGACAGACTCCAAAACGGCGAGAAGCTAGAGGTCGGACAGTCGTTGACGTCCAAGAACGGGGCCTACAAGGTCACGCTTCAGGACGACGGCAACCTGGTCCTGTACTCGGGGGACAAGGCGGTGTGGTCGACCGAGACGAACGGCCAGAACGTCGTTCGCGCCGAGGTGCAGAAGGACGGCAACTTCGTCCTCTACACGGCGGACAAACCGGTGTGGCACACCGATACCAAGGGCGCCAAGGACGTTCGCCTGATCCTGCAGGACGATCGCAACCTCGTGCTGTATGGATTCGACGGGCCGGCCTGGTCGTCGAACACGCAGACCGACGAGGTGCCCGCGCCGCCGGTCGCCGACACACCGCCGGCGGTCACCGAGGTCGAGGTCGTCCCGGCAGCCGTGGAGGAAGTCGCGCCGGCAGAGCCCGCTCCGCCGCCACCGCCGCCGCCACCCGCCCCGAGGACCTACACCGTGGTGTCGGGAGACACCTTGTGGGCAATCGCCGAACGCTTCTACGGCGACGGCAACCGGTACCCGGAGATCGCTCAAGCCAGCGGCGTCGCCAACCCGGATCTCATCCATCCCGGTCAGGTTCTGACGATTCCCTAA
- a CDS encoding carboxylesterase/lipase family protein, which translates to MADPQISGATRVNEPIVDTSNGPVRGVDDGIVKVWRGVRYAAPPVGELRWRAPRAPQRWTEPAAATRVGPVCPQPTDPRIPIDLGAPQGDDCLTLNVWAPSGTEPGDGKPVMVWVHGGAYILGSSAQSLYRGRELAAGGDVVIVTVNYRLGALGFLDLSSFSTSRTTFETNLGLRDVLFALQWVRDNIAGFGGDPQRVTLFGESAGAGIVTTLLASPAAAGLFSAAIAQSSPVTSIYDADRGRAVAQRFLDAATVDADGVDRLPDMPIAEILAASKRVFDEVPVTTPGTLGFAPIVDGDVVPDYPVEVARAGRTHAVPLIIGTNKHEAALFRFMKSPLMPITPEAIKAMFAQIELEQPDAVVPSQDRLGTTYRGRGKTPGMGVARDIGFRMPSIWFAQRHAAVAPVYVYRFDWATPMLRLLRLGAAHATELPYVWGNLVAGPKDPTFKLGGLKAGTAVSERMRRRWVNFARSGEPAGSADEPQWRPYRLDDRATLVIDKTDAVLDDPDRALRDAWGDDVLSFR; encoded by the coding sequence ATGGCTGATCCGCAGATATCAGGTGCCACGAGAGTCAACGAGCCGATCGTCGACACCAGCAATGGGCCGGTGCGGGGTGTCGATGACGGAATAGTCAAGGTGTGGCGGGGTGTTCGCTACGCGGCGCCCCCCGTCGGTGAGCTGCGGTGGCGCGCGCCCCGTGCACCGCAGCGGTGGACCGAGCCGGCCGCGGCCACCAGAGTGGGACCCGTCTGCCCGCAACCCACCGACCCACGAATCCCCATCGACCTGGGTGCCCCGCAGGGTGATGACTGCCTCACCCTGAACGTGTGGGCGCCGTCAGGCACCGAGCCGGGTGACGGCAAGCCCGTGATGGTGTGGGTGCACGGCGGCGCCTACATCCTGGGATCCTCGGCTCAATCGCTCTACCGGGGGCGCGAGCTCGCGGCCGGTGGCGACGTCGTGATCGTCACGGTGAACTATCGCCTCGGCGCGCTGGGCTTCCTCGACCTGTCCTCGTTCAGCACGTCACGCACCACGTTCGAGACCAACCTGGGGCTACGCGACGTGCTGTTCGCCCTGCAGTGGGTGCGCGACAACATCGCAGGCTTCGGCGGCGACCCGCAGCGGGTCACGCTGTTCGGCGAGTCGGCGGGCGCAGGGATCGTGACCACACTGCTCGCCAGCCCGGCGGCAGCGGGCCTGTTCTCGGCCGCCATCGCGCAGAGTTCGCCCGTGACCTCGATCTACGACGCCGACCGGGGACGCGCCGTCGCCCAACGGTTCCTCGATGCCGCCACCGTCGACGCCGACGGTGTCGATCGACTGCCGGACATGCCCATCGCCGAGATCCTCGCGGCGTCCAAACGCGTCTTCGACGAGGTTCCGGTGACCACGCCGGGCACCCTGGGCTTCGCGCCGATCGTCGACGGCGACGTGGTGCCCGACTACCCGGTGGAGGTGGCCCGCGCCGGACGCACCCACGCCGTTCCGCTGATCATCGGTACGAACAAGCACGAGGCGGCGTTGTTCCGGTTCATGAAGTCGCCGTTGATGCCGATCACGCCCGAGGCGATCAAGGCGATGTTCGCTCAGATCGAACTCGAGCAGCCCGACGCGGTGGTGCCGAGCCAGGACCGACTCGGCACCACCTACCGCGGACGCGGCAAGACGCCCGGCATGGGGGTGGCGCGCGACATCGGTTTCCGGATGCCCTCGATCTGGTTCGCCCAGCGTCACGCCGCAGTCGCTCCGGTGTATGTCTACCGGTTCGACTGGGCCACGCCGATGCTGCGGCTGCTCCGCCTCGGGGCCGCACACGCCACCGAACTCCCGTATGTCTGGGGCAATCTCGTCGCCGGTCCCAAGGACCCGACGTTCAAGCTCGGCGGGCTCAAGGCCGGTACCGCGGTCTCGGAGCGGATGCGCAGGCGGTGGGTGAACTTCGCGAGGTCTGGCGAGCCGGCGGGGTCCGCCGACGAGCCACAGTGGCGGCCGTACCGGCTCGACGATCGCGCGACGCTGGTGATCGACAAGACCGATGCCGTGCTCGACGATCCGGACCGCGCGTTGCGGGACGCCTGGGGTGACGACGTCCTGAGCTTCCGGTGA
- a CDS encoding S1 family peptidase, with protein sequence MHKGCLRVLALAAASLVSVMFAPIPAAGADPGVVVFPGMEVRQGTNVCTLGFVDLATRTAYTAGHCRSNGVVTDRDGRVIGHQILFRDNTPDGATVTTDHQISDWQTIALAPDVALNDILPVGRALVIDPAMAPQQGQPVCHFGVVTGESCGTVEAVNNGWFTMANGVVSQKGDSGGPVYTLTGDGRAAIIGMFNSVWGQFPAAVTWQVADQQIREEVVKSSAGVMDARAALPGVAVAPA encoded by the coding sequence ATGCACAAGGGATGTTTGCGCGTCCTGGCGCTCGCCGCCGCGTCGCTCGTCTCAGTGATGTTCGCGCCGATTCCAGCTGCCGGCGCAGACCCCGGCGTGGTGGTCTTTCCCGGCATGGAGGTTCGGCAGGGCACCAACGTGTGCACGCTGGGCTTCGTCGACCTCGCGACGCGCACGGCGTACACGGCGGGGCACTGCCGGAGCAACGGAGTCGTCACCGACAGGGATGGTCGCGTGATCGGGCACCAGATCTTGTTCCGGGACAACACTCCCGATGGGGCGACCGTCACGACCGATCATCAGATCTCGGACTGGCAGACCATCGCGCTGGCACCCGACGTGGCACTCAACGACATCCTTCCCGTCGGCCGTGCACTGGTCATTGATCCGGCGATGGCTCCGCAGCAGGGTCAGCCGGTGTGCCACTTCGGTGTCGTGACCGGCGAGAGTTGCGGCACGGTGGAGGCCGTCAACAACGGCTGGTTCACCATGGCCAACGGTGTAGTCAGCCAGAAGGGTGATTCGGGGGGACCCGTCTACACCCTCACCGGCGACGGACGCGCGGCCATCATCGGCATGTTCAACAGCGTGTGGGGTCAGTTCCCCGCCGCGGTGACGTGGCAGGTGGCGGATCAGCAGATCCGGGAGGAAGTCGTCAAGTCGTCGGCGGGCGTGATGGATGCGCGCGCGGCGCTCCCCGGGGTGGCGGTCGCCCCCGCATAG
- the lysA gene encoding diaminopimelate decarboxylase, giving the protein MTTGFEPTDADLLGLFPPGSRVADDGALVVGGCRLEDIAAEFGTPVIVVSRDALVQRAREYLSAFRSRWPRADVAFASKSFPCTAVQRVMVEEGLHLDVAGAGEILTACKAGVDPARLILHGNAKTDEEIELAVARGVGLIVVDNFDDIDRLERTASADRPQACLVRVIPGVEADTHASQATGHAGSKFGLAPSDARDAIERIRRSPVLRLDGVHTHVGSQLLDVDQLAAAVRPIAELGTFDTYDLGGGLGVRYTYDENAPSLDAYAAAMIDQARALLPADSRVIVEPGRSMVAGAACTLYRVTTVKRGQVTHVAVDGGMGDNLEVSLTGQRFEAAMANRFGVGGEVVTVVGRHCESGDQLVDGIALPDPAVGDLLAVPVTGAYCYTMSNQYNGARRVPVVFAENGAARLVVRRDTWDDLLSRDVDP; this is encoded by the coding sequence GTGACGACCGGGTTCGAGCCGACTGACGCCGACCTACTTGGCCTCTTCCCGCCTGGTTCGCGGGTGGCCGACGATGGCGCGCTGGTGGTGGGCGGTTGCCGGCTCGAGGACATCGCCGCGGAGTTCGGCACGCCGGTCATCGTGGTGTCGCGGGACGCGCTGGTTCAGCGGGCTCGCGAGTACCTGTCGGCGTTTCGCAGTCGCTGGCCGCGCGCCGACGTCGCATTCGCGTCGAAGTCGTTCCCGTGCACGGCGGTTCAGCGCGTGATGGTCGAGGAGGGCCTGCACCTGGACGTCGCGGGTGCTGGCGAGATCCTGACCGCGTGCAAAGCCGGGGTCGACCCGGCGCGGCTGATCCTGCACGGCAACGCCAAGACCGACGAGGAGATCGAACTCGCCGTCGCGCGAGGCGTCGGGCTGATCGTCGTGGACAACTTCGATGACATCGACCGGTTGGAGCGCACCGCGAGCGCGGACCGCCCGCAGGCGTGCCTGGTCCGCGTCATCCCCGGTGTCGAGGCCGATACCCACGCATCGCAGGCCACCGGTCACGCGGGGTCGAAGTTCGGGCTCGCGCCGTCCGATGCCCGCGATGCCATCGAACGGATCCGGCGCAGCCCGGTGCTGCGGCTCGACGGTGTGCACACCCACGTCGGCTCACAGCTGCTGGATGTCGACCAACTGGCCGCGGCGGTCCGGCCGATCGCCGAACTCGGCACATTCGACACCTATGACCTGGGTGGCGGCCTCGGCGTGCGCTACACCTACGACGAGAACGCCCCCAGCCTGGACGCGTATGCCGCGGCCATGATCGATCAGGCCAGGGCGCTGCTGCCTGCGGACAGTCGCGTCATCGTCGAACCCGGCCGCAGCATGGTGGCCGGCGCGGCGTGCACGCTGTACCGCGTCACCACGGTCAAACGAGGGCAGGTCACGCACGTGGCCGTCGACGGCGGGATGGGTGACAACCTGGAGGTGTCGCTCACCGGCCAGCGGTTCGAGGCGGCAATGGCGAACAGGTTCGGTGTCGGCGGCGAGGTCGTCACCGTCGTGGGCAGGCACTGCGAATCAGGCGATCAGCTTGTCGACGGCATCGCGCTGCCGGACCCCGCCGTCGGCGACCTGCTCGCAGTGCCCGTGACGGGCGCCTACTGCTACACGATGTCGAATCAGTACAACGGTGCGCGGCGGGTACCGGTGGTCTTCGCCGAGAACGGCGCGGCGCGGCTGGTGGTCCGGCGTGACACGTGGGATGACCTGCTGTCCCGCGACGTCGATC
- a CDS encoding multidrug efflux SMR transporter has protein sequence MWLALAGAIGIEVLGTLGLRASDGLRKKVWIAPVIVAYLTSFYLLWLALKLGMPVGIAYGIWTACGVALVAVIAKYLFGDPLTGRMIIGIGLIAAGVLTIELAGVVH, from the coding sequence ATCTGGCTCGCGCTGGCCGGGGCGATCGGCATCGAGGTCCTCGGCACGTTGGGCCTGCGGGCGTCTGACGGCCTCCGCAAGAAGGTGTGGATCGCGCCCGTGATCGTGGCGTACCTGACGTCCTTCTACCTGTTGTGGCTGGCGTTGAAACTCGGCATGCCGGTGGGCATTGCCTACGGGATCTGGACGGCGTGTGGTGTCGCGCTCGTCGCGGTCATCGCCAAGTACCTGTTCGGCGACCCGCTGACGGGCAGGATGATCATCGGCATAGGCCTCATCGCGGCCGGTGTCCTCACGATCGAGTTGGCGGGCGTCGTCCACTGA
- a CDS encoding nitroreductase/quinone reductase family protein, translating to MTKPRDTTNRYEEPNLAARALNELFRGLAEAGVSIAGTRAVRIRGRKTGKLRGVVVNLLDVDGRQFLVSPRGNTQWARNARAAGQVEIGPRWRRRIVDIKELADDAKPDILRHYLKRWYWEVRGHVGGLTPESTDHDLRAVAPSIPVFELAT from the coding sequence ATGACCAAACCCCGCGACACGACCAACCGTTACGAGGAGCCGAACCTCGCCGCACGTGCCCTCAACGAGCTCTTCCGCGGTCTCGCGGAGGCCGGTGTCAGCATCGCCGGGACACGCGCCGTGCGGATCCGCGGTCGCAAGACCGGCAAGCTCCGCGGCGTCGTCGTGAACCTGCTCGACGTCGACGGCCGCCAGTTCCTGGTGTCACCTCGCGGGAACACCCAGTGGGCGCGAAATGCCAGGGCGGCAGGTCAAGTCGAGATCGGACCGCGCTGGCGCAGGCGGATCGTGGACATCAAGGAGTTGGCCGACGACGCCAAGCCGGACATCCTCAGGCACTACCTGAAGCGGTGGTACTGGGAGGTGAGGGGCCACGTCGGCGGTCTCACGCCGGAGTCCACCGACCACGACCTGCGCGCTGTCGCGCCGTCCATCCCGGTGTTCGAGCTGGCGACGTAG